The Ursus arctos isolate Adak ecotype North America unplaced genomic scaffold, UrsArc2.0 scaffold_18, whole genome shotgun sequence genomic sequence GGGTACTGACCGTTCCTCCCCAGTTCCTCCCCAGCCCGCAAAGCAGCAGTCCcggcaggggagggaaggtgaGGGCAGGGCAGCCATTGTCCCCGCCCCTGGGAGGGGCCTTCAGGGTCCCGAGGGGAATTCCTGTAGGAGGAGTCAGGCTGGCTGGCCTACCCACAAGGCTGCTCCCTGGAGTCCGTCTGTCTGTTCGTCGCTTGCGAACTCAGGGGTGGGCTGTGGCCACGTCCAGGCCGGGGCAGATCCGGTGAAGACGGCACCCGCGGGCCCAAGAAACTCCCGGAACCCGCACAAGCGCCAGGGCCCAAGCGACGTTGGCTTTCCAGGGTGGGGCAAGGAGCTGGGCGCTGGGACCAGGCTGCGGCCGCTTCGAGGTCAGTGCCAGACCCTGCCCCTGCGCAGAGGGCCACACTGACCTTCACAGCCCCAACCACCCTGGTCGCCACCCTGGGGACCCCGCCCACCCACCCGGACTCCTGTCCCAGGGCCCCCACTCATGGCCCCTGTGACCTTAGCTCTGGACTCACCGGTCTGCCTtcagcctctctgggccctgAATGCCTAGCTCCCCCACTCCAGGTGCTGGCAGATGAAGAGTTGGACAGCAGGGTTCTTAGGAACCCCCAGGGTGCTGGGGCTCTAGACAGTGAGCCCCTGCTGGGGGCCACAGCCACAGCCTGCCCCTGGGCTGGGCAAGGGAGGGAGGATGAggctggggagcaggcaggggagtgggggggggaggagtgcCCCATTTGCACAGAGCCCTATGGGCCCTGCGAGCACCGCCTGGCCCTGCTGAACTGCGGCCACGGCCTGTGCGTGGGCTGCCTGCACCAGCTGCTGGGCACAGCCCCCAGCACCAGCCTGGGCCAGGTGTG encodes the following:
- the LOC113248406 gene encoding ring finger protein-like, with product MVGTEESGWLAYPQGCSLESVCLFVACELRGGLWPRPGRGRSGEDGTRGPKKLPEPAQAPGPKRRWLSRVGQGAGRWDQAAAASRSVPDPAPAQRATLTFTAPTTLVATLGTPPTHPDSCPRAPTHGPCDLSSGLTGLPSASLGPECLAPPLQVLADEELDSRVLRNPQGAGALDSEPLLGATATACPWAGQGREDEAGEQAGEWGGEECPICTEPYGPCEHRLALLNCGHGLCVGCLHQLLGTAPSTSLGQVCCPLCRQKTPMLEWEICRLQEELLQADGPQGPRPPTPPAPPRRGPGPWASLEHRYQLRFLAGPVGGQGCLPFLPCPPCLGTRLWALRERGPCARRLALLGLLALELVGLLLIFAPLMLLGLLFMLLDRSGH